The Roseofilum casamattae BLCC-M143 genome includes the window ACGCTGAGATGAGTTGTTCAAGTTGGTTATACTGTAAGAGCCTATTTATAAAGAAAAGATTTAGGAAGCCAAACGACGTAACATCAGGTGGGTCATGACAGCATAAATGGCTGCTTCACTCACTTCCGGTAACTTCTCATAATCTTTAGACAAACGGTAATATCGATTCCACCAGCCAAATGTTCGCTCGACGAGCCATCTCTTCGGCAAGGCCTCAAATTCTTTACTTTTACGCTTCACCACTTCTACTCTGGCCTGAGTCATTAACCAAACTCCCAAAGCAAATTTATCACCACTATAACCCGAATCTGCCCAGATAACTTGTACTTTTTCCAACACTTGTGGTTGCTCTTCCACG containing:
- a CDS encoding transposase, with the translated sequence VEEQPQVLEKVQVIWADSGYSGDKFALGVWLMTQARVEVVKRKSKEFEALPKRWLVERTFGWWNRYYRLSKDYEKLPEVSEAAIYAVMTHLMLRRLAS